In the Bacillus shivajii genome, one interval contains:
- a CDS encoding alpha/beta hydrolase: protein MNSSQTYEKRKAHFFIMALVASNILSILLGIAYLVINDYHKMWNIYGGGFLFTLLFNIIVTLYKSGIRGMDYLYLLFTIVAMITIPIMNKRASIDISNMSSQSVVSITLIFSLFALGAVVSILKLRDKTNGKYKRNSRMKNATKTVLKVECLIALSIFLLLGVYLSYQLLRGKSGNFIEMGLPQHSLFLSFIFLAASVLMLNMFSSKTSLFLKIFISTIGIALTVIFSLPLVTTLFAIDDVEAHYIKAFDQKTENIIPEDKHINVSNIHFSLPKYFFGTPSGEYRVMEDVLFYEGKAGVDKGISLHFDAYLPPENRTDLPGNNSVLLRIHGGGWTAGDKGSLNNIQVSKHFASQGYVVFDVQHGLSHEEKFFKFLSVPGHTVAGFTIDDMVRHIGIFTDFLVENHDTFDANLDSVFISGSSAGGQLANAVGLGIATGKYNDLNPNVHVKGIIPIYPANGLAPLLGIEGEEELSEPALLVDENSPPALIFQGTHDGLVDESISKKFDQTYDENGSGNAALILMPFAGHASNSYFSGYYNQLFMYYMERFMYQFQEG, encoded by the coding sequence ATGAACAGTTCCCAAACATATGAAAAAAGAAAAGCACATTTTTTCATAATGGCATTAGTCGCTTCTAATATTTTGTCAATTTTACTTGGGATCGCTTACTTAGTCATAAATGATTATCATAAAATGTGGAATATTTACGGGGGGGGTTTCCTATTTACACTACTTTTCAATATCATCGTAACCCTATATAAAAGTGGAATAAGAGGCATGGACTATCTCTATTTACTTTTTACAATCGTTGCCATGATTACCATTCCAATTATGAACAAACGGGCATCGATCGATATTTCGAATATGTCATCTCAAAGTGTTGTGTCCATCACTTTGATTTTTTCTCTATTTGCATTAGGTGCTGTCGTATCTATCCTAAAATTGCGTGACAAAACGAATGGTAAATACAAGAGAAATAGTCGAATGAAAAACGCAACGAAAACGGTATTGAAGGTCGAATGCCTCATAGCTTTAAGCATTTTTTTATTACTGGGGGTGTATTTATCCTACCAACTATTAAGAGGAAAAAGCGGTAACTTCATTGAAATGGGTTTACCTCAGCACTCACTATTTTTAAGTTTTATTTTTCTTGCGGCGAGCGTGCTCATGTTAAACATGTTTTCATCTAAGACCTCATTATTTCTAAAAATATTTATTTCCACTATTGGAATTGCCTTAACCGTTATTTTCAGTTTACCGCTTGTAACGACATTATTTGCAATCGATGATGTAGAAGCTCACTATATAAAAGCTTTTGATCAAAAAACAGAAAACATCATTCCTGAAGATAAACATATTAACGTTTCCAATATACACTTTTCTCTCCCAAAATATTTCTTCGGCACACCATCTGGTGAATATCGTGTAATGGAAGATGTTCTTTTTTATGAAGGAAAAGCTGGTGTAGACAAGGGGATTTCACTACATTTCGATGCGTATTTGCCACCTGAAAACCGTACAGATTTACCTGGTAACAACTCTGTGTTATTACGTATCCATGGCGGCGGTTGGACAGCCGGAGATAAAGGATCTTTAAATAACATTCAAGTGAGTAAGCACTTTGCAAGTCAAGGATACGTTGTTTTCGATGTACAACACGGACTTAGTCATGAAGAGAAATTTTTTAAATTCCTCAGTGTACCTGGGCACACGGTTGCTGGATTTACAATTGATGATATGGTACGCCACATCGGTATCTTTACTGATTTTTTAGTGGAAAACCACGATACATTTGATGCTAATCTAGATTCTGTCTTTATATCAGGGAGCTCTGCAGGCGGGCAATTAGCAAATGCTGTCGGATTAGGAATAGCAACTGGAAAATATAATGACTTAAATCCGAACGTTCATGTAAAGGGTATTATTCCTATTTATCCCGCAAATGGATTAGCGCCACTTCTCGGAATAGAAGGCGAAGAAGAATTGTCAGAACCTGCACTCTTAGTAGATGAAAATAGCCCTCCTGCATTAATATTCCAAGGAACACACGATGGCCTTGTTGACGAGAGCATTTCAAAAAAGTTCGATCAAACGTATGATGAAAACGGAAGTGGAAATGCAGCCTTAATTTTAATGCCATTTGCAGGCCATGCAAGTAACTCGTACTTTTCTGGTTACTATAATCAATTGTTTATGTACTATATGGAACGTTTCATGTATCAGTTTCAGGAAGGATAG
- the pepF gene encoding oligoendopeptidase F has protein sequence MGKTLMRSEVPIEQTWNLADLFATEEAWESELKAIESDIEMVTKYKGKLGESAVVLLDCLQAKDALQERVMRVMTYAHLRQSGDGTDPNNQANSARVGSLMSQVNASTSFIRSEILELDDQKIENYIEQEEGLKEYEKTLSDLLEMKPHKLSSDAEEVLAAFSEVMNAPYMTYERSKTSDMQFSSFTTDDGEEHPLTFNSFPNYEGSSDTELRRNAYDSFVATLEQYKNTYAATYATEVKKQVVEARLRNYDSVTDMLLHEQQVTKEMYHNQLDTIQTELAPHMRRYAKLKKRVLGLEQMKFSDLKAPLDPEFEPEITYEEASKLVLESLEVMGPEYMEIMKQGVHSRWVDRADNVGKRSGAFCSSPYGVHPYILMTWSDSMRNAFTLAHELGHAGHFRLAGRYQNISNTRPSRYFIEAPSTMNEMLLSQHILAKPNDDRMRRWVILQSLGTYYHNFVTHILEGELQRRVYDLADEGTPITAKLLCEQKKELLSQFWGDAVEIDDGAGLTWMRQPHYYMGLYPYTYSAGLTASTAAAQTIKEEGQPAVDRWISALKAGGTLKPLELMQLAGVDMSTPDPIKKAVAYVGTLVDELERSFE, from the coding sequence ATGGGGAAGACGTTAATGAGGTCTGAAGTTCCTATTGAACAAACATGGAACTTAGCGGACTTATTTGCAACAGAGGAAGCTTGGGAGAGTGAATTAAAGGCCATTGAAAGCGATATTGAAATGGTGACGAAATATAAAGGGAAACTTGGAGAGAGTGCAGTGGTACTGTTAGATTGTTTACAAGCAAAAGATGCACTGCAAGAACGTGTCATGCGTGTGATGACATACGCTCATCTTCGTCAATCTGGTGATGGGACAGATCCAAACAATCAAGCGAATTCCGCCCGAGTCGGCTCACTTATGTCCCAAGTCAATGCAAGTACATCATTTATCCGGTCTGAAATCCTTGAACTCGATGATCAAAAGATTGAAAATTACATAGAGCAAGAAGAAGGGTTGAAGGAGTATGAAAAAACATTGTCGGATTTATTGGAAATGAAGCCTCATAAGCTTAGTTCTGATGCAGAAGAAGTACTAGCCGCTTTTAGTGAAGTGATGAATGCACCTTATATGACTTATGAACGTAGCAAGACGTCAGACATGCAGTTTTCTTCTTTTACGACAGATGACGGTGAAGAACATCCGTTAACGTTTAATTCATTTCCTAATTACGAAGGCTCTTCAGATACAGAGCTACGTCGAAACGCGTATGACTCGTTTGTTGCGACACTAGAGCAGTATAAAAATACGTATGCTGCGACATATGCGACAGAAGTGAAAAAACAAGTCGTTGAAGCGCGCCTTAGAAACTATGATTCAGTTACAGATATGCTCCTTCATGAGCAACAAGTCACGAAAGAGATGTATCATAATCAGTTAGATACAATACAAACGGAGCTTGCGCCACATATGCGCCGTTATGCGAAGTTGAAAAAACGTGTTCTCGGGTTGGAACAAATGAAATTTAGTGATCTGAAAGCGCCACTTGATCCAGAATTTGAACCTGAAATTACGTATGAAGAAGCATCAAAGCTTGTCCTAGAATCACTTGAAGTGATGGGGCCTGAATATATGGAGATCATGAAGCAAGGAGTGCACAGTCGCTGGGTTGATCGTGCTGACAACGTCGGAAAGCGTTCTGGAGCGTTCTGCTCAAGTCCTTATGGTGTTCACCCGTATATTTTAATGACGTGGAGTGATTCGATGAGAAATGCGTTTACGCTTGCGCATGAACTAGGTCATGCCGGTCACTTCCGGTTAGCTGGTCGTTATCAAAACATCTCGAATACTCGTCCGTCTAGATATTTTATAGAAGCCCCGTCAACAATGAATGAGATGTTATTAAGCCAGCACATCTTAGCGAAGCCAAATGATGATCGAATGCGCCGGTGGGTCATTCTCCAGTCCTTAGGAACGTATTATCACAACTTTGTCACTCATATTTTAGAAGGCGAGCTTCAACGTCGTGTGTACGACTTAGCAGACGAAGGAACGCCAATTACGGCTAAACTTCTATGTGAGCAAAAAAAGGAGTTGTTGTCGCAATTTTGGGGCGATGCGGTTGAAATCGATGACGGGGCAGGGTTAACGTGGATGCGCCAGCCTCATTATTATATGGGACTATATCCATATACGTACTCTGCAGGGTTAACCGCCTCAACAGCAGCCGCGCAAACGATCAAGGAAGAAGGGCAACCGGCTGTTGATCGATGGATTTCTGCTTTAAAAGCTGGAGGAACGTTAAAACCACTCGAGCTTATGCAGCTAGCTGGCGTCGATATGTCAACACCTGATCCGATTAAAAAAGCCGTAGCTTACGTCGGTACCTTAGTCGATGAGCTGGAAAGAAGTTTTGAATAA
- the tenA gene encoding thiaminase II, with amino-acid sequence MKFSERLHENLKPIWRKNHAHPFVQGIGEGTLEKDKFRFFMIQDYLYLIDYAKLFAIGAMKAKDVETMGKFANLLDSTLNEEMSLHREYAKKFGISEEELETAKPAPTTLAYTHYMLHVGQNGGLAELVAALLPCMWSYWEIGKELNEKPGASEHEFYGGWIQMYSSDEFGQLATWCIDLLDELTAGKPEEELVKLEEIFLNTTRFEYMFWDMSYRQEMWPTDE; translated from the coding sequence ATGAAATTTAGTGAACGATTACACGAAAACTTGAAACCGATTTGGCGTAAAAACCATGCCCACCCATTTGTGCAAGGGATTGGGGAAGGAACGTTAGAAAAGGACAAATTCCGATTTTTTATGATCCAAGATTATCTTTATTTAATTGACTATGCGAAACTATTTGCAATTGGTGCAATGAAGGCAAAAGATGTTGAGACGATGGGGAAGTTTGCTAACTTGTTAGATTCAACTCTAAACGAGGAAATGTCTTTGCATCGAGAGTACGCAAAAAAGTTTGGAATTAGTGAAGAAGAGCTCGAAACAGCAAAACCAGCTCCAACAACGCTTGCATATACACACTACATGTTACATGTCGGTCAAAATGGAGGCTTAGCCGAACTTGTCGCCGCTCTTTTGCCTTGTATGTGGAGCTACTGGGAAATCGGTAAAGAGTTGAATGAAAAGCCTGGAGCAAGTGAGCATGAATTTTACGGAGGGTGGATTCAAATGTATAGCTCTGACGAATTTGGTCAGCTGGCAACATGGTGCATTGATTTACTTGACGAGTTGACCGCAGGAAAGCCAGAAGAAGAGCTTGTAAAACTAGAGGAAATCTTCTTAAATACAACACGGTTTGAGTATATGTTTTGGGATATGTCTTATCGTCAAGAGATGTGGCCAACAGATGAGTGA
- a CDS encoding ABC transporter ATP-binding protein, with product MSEPVLQFEGVSFHYAKDKGQDVTLIIDSLQLDVKPGEFVSIVGPSGSGKSTLFKLITGLEQPTAGNILINGEVFEDRLGHVGYMPQQDLLMPWRTIIDNASLPLELKGVKKRQAHEQVRGLLEEFGLKGTENKYPGDLSGGMKQRVSFLRTILSGSNVLLLDEPFSALDAITRISMQEWLLEQWKKWQKTVLFITHDVDEALFLSDRVFILTETPVQQLQEVYVPTKRPRSIHDLSEPSVVELKHYLLDQLRPRLKA from the coding sequence ATGAGTGAACCAGTATTACAGTTTGAAGGTGTCAGCTTTCACTATGCAAAGGACAAAGGGCAGGACGTTACATTAATCATTGATAGCCTTCAACTCGACGTAAAGCCTGGTGAGTTTGTAAGCATCGTTGGCCCGAGTGGATCAGGAAAAAGTACATTGTTTAAATTAATTACCGGCTTAGAACAACCTACTGCTGGTAATATATTGATCAACGGTGAGGTGTTTGAGGATCGACTCGGTCATGTTGGGTATATGCCTCAACAAGATTTGCTCATGCCTTGGCGAACGATTATTGATAACGCATCTTTGCCACTAGAATTAAAAGGGGTAAAGAAACGCCAAGCTCATGAACAGGTAAGAGGCCTTTTAGAAGAGTTTGGTTTGAAAGGTACCGAAAACAAATATCCGGGTGATTTATCTGGAGGTATGAAACAAAGAGTCTCTTTTTTACGGACGATTTTAAGTGGTTCTAATGTCTTGCTTTTAGATGAGCCATTTAGTGCCTTAGATGCGATAACTAGGATATCCATGCAAGAATGGTTATTAGAGCAATGGAAAAAGTGGCAAAAAACGGTTTTATTCATTACCCATGATGTAGATGAAGCGTTATTTTTATCAGACCGAGTGTTCATTCTTACAGAAACACCTGTTCAGCAACTTCAAGAGGTTTACGTTCCGACAAAGCGCCCAAGATCGATTCATGATTTAAGTGAACCATCTGTTGTTGAATTGAAACATTATTTACTAGATCAACTACGACCGAGGTTGAAAGCATGA
- a CDS encoding ABC transporter permease, translating to MRNWKDYSVSFILVAIILIIWELGARLLDMAYILPAPTQIMLKLWELRDPLFFVHLPATLTIIVVGLFISIVLGVGLAIWMNLSKAAEKAFYPIIISSQTIPVIALAPIFVLWFGYSIWSKVIVTVLITFFPITVNTFDGLRSSSKELKELLLTMGAKKKDIFLKLYIPSALPHFYSGLKVAVTLSVIGAAIGEWLGAQAGLGYFSRRMMTQFDGAGVFAPIVLLSAIGISLFLLVVLLEKITLKWRKTG from the coding sequence ATGAGGAATTGGAAGGATTATAGTGTCTCATTCATTCTTGTGGCTATTATTCTAATTATTTGGGAGTTGGGCGCGAGATTGCTGGATATGGCTTATATATTACCAGCACCAACCCAAATCATGTTGAAGCTCTGGGAATTAAGGGATCCGTTATTTTTTGTCCATTTACCTGCAACGTTGACGATTATTGTTGTCGGTCTTTTCATATCAATTGTATTGGGTGTTGGCTTAGCGATTTGGATGAACCTTAGTAAAGCCGCAGAAAAAGCCTTTTACCCGATTATAATCTCATCACAAACGATTCCTGTGATTGCTTTGGCACCGATCTTTGTTTTATGGTTCGGTTACTCGATTTGGAGTAAAGTTATTGTCACAGTTCTTATTACATTTTTTCCGATTACAGTAAATACTTTTGATGGGTTACGCTCAAGCAGTAAAGAATTAAAAGAACTTCTGTTAACAATGGGAGCAAAGAAGAAAGATATTTTCTTAAAACTTTATATTCCATCGGCACTTCCACATTTTTACTCAGGATTAAAAGTTGCTGTAACACTGAGTGTTATCGGTGCGGCGATCGGAGAATGGTTAGGCGCACAAGCTGGTTTAGGCTATTTTAGTCGAAGAATGATGACACAGTTTGATGGAGCAGGCGTTTTTGCGCCAATCGTATTATTATCAGCAATTGGAATTAGTTTATTTTTACTTGTCGTTTTACTAGAAAAGATTACATTAAAATGGAGGAAAACAGGATGA
- a CDS encoding ABC transporter substrate-binding protein, with product MKKWLLSSFIVAVIATLAACGGNEADEEITEIDLMLDWYPNAVHSYLYVAKAHGYFEEEGVKVNIQFPANPTDPINLAAAGRVTLGISYQPDVVMARANQDVPVKSVGAVVRSPLNHIVYLDDEGIESPKDLTGLQIGYPGIPLNEPLLKTMLQNDGGNFEELQMVDVGFELGSSIVSGNVDAVIGAYINHEVPVLRHEGYEPNYFNPVDYGVPSFYELVFVTNDQTWEEQQDVIEAFWRGATKGYEFMKNHPEEALEVLLSNQDEANFPLIEEVEQQSLEILLPKMASEEGFGSQDEAVWQETIDWMKEFGLIEEEPSIDDIFVDIVK from the coding sequence ATGAAGAAATGGTTATTAAGTAGTTTTATTGTCGCGGTTATCGCTACTCTTGCGGCGTGTGGAGGAAATGAAGCGGATGAAGAAATAACAGAAATTGACCTTATGCTCGATTGGTACCCAAACGCTGTACATAGCTATTTATATGTGGCAAAGGCACACGGTTATTTTGAAGAAGAAGGTGTGAAAGTAAATATTCAGTTTCCGGCAAACCCGACAGACCCTATTAATCTCGCAGCAGCAGGAAGAGTGACGCTGGGGATTTCCTATCAACCAGATGTTGTTATGGCTCGCGCTAACCAAGATGTGCCGGTGAAATCAGTTGGAGCAGTTGTTCGTTCTCCTTTAAATCATATCGTTTATTTAGATGATGAAGGAATTGAGTCGCCGAAAGATTTAACTGGTTTACAAATCGGATATCCTGGAATTCCATTAAACGAACCACTTCTAAAAACAATGCTTCAAAATGATGGGGGAAACTTTGAAGAATTACAAATGGTTGATGTTGGTTTTGAGTTAGGTTCATCAATTGTAAGTGGGAATGTTGATGCTGTGATTGGAGCATATATTAATCATGAAGTACCAGTATTAAGACATGAAGGGTATGAGCCCAACTACTTTAATCCAGTAGATTATGGGGTTCCGAGTTTTTATGAATTGGTTTTCGTAACGAATGACCAAACGTGGGAAGAGCAGCAAGATGTGATTGAAGCGTTTTGGCGTGGGGCAACGAAAGGATATGAATTTATGAAAAACCATCCGGAAGAAGCTCTAGAAGTGTTATTAAGTAACCAAGACGAAGCGAACTTCCCTTTAATTGAAGAAGTTGAGCAGCAAAGTCTCGAAATATTATTGCCAAAAATGGCGTCTGAGGAAGGGTTCGGTAGTCAGGATGAAGCGGTGTGGCAAGAAACAATTGATTGGATGAAAGAATTCGGATTAATTGAAGAGGAACCATCTATCGATGATATTTTCGTAGATATTGTTAAATAA
- a CDS encoding D-2-hydroxyacid dehydrogenase, protein MKINKILFASPMYREIEEMFKKQDVDQTKQFRFRHPEEVSEEDYLWADAFVAFKRPDNFTFGNIKWVHSFGAGVDKILKDVEWKDDVVLTRTVCSFGQKISEYCLSYILRDLQNHDRYEDLQKQKEWRAEAPSPLYERQVTVYGTGVIGQEVAKTLSSFGMKVYGVSLSGKQKKHFKDVFSSENGSHDVLAEADYVINTMPLTEKTRGMFDKALFNQSSNAVFINVGRGESVDNRALLEALDDGKVRKAILDVFQEEPLPENDPFWTHPNVVVTPHISAVTTPEEGVDCFIDTLHKIENNLLLSNQVDLNKGF, encoded by the coding sequence ATGAAAATTAATAAAATATTATTTGCAAGCCCTATGTATAGGGAAATAGAAGAGATGTTTAAAAAACAAGACGTTGATCAAACGAAACAGTTTCGTTTTCGTCATCCGGAGGAAGTAAGCGAAGAAGATTATTTATGGGCTGATGCTTTTGTGGCGTTTAAACGTCCAGATAACTTTACATTTGGAAACATAAAGTGGGTCCACTCTTTCGGAGCGGGAGTCGATAAAATTCTGAAAGACGTCGAATGGAAAGATGATGTTGTTTTAACAAGGACGGTATGTTCTTTCGGGCAAAAAATCAGTGAATACTGCTTAAGTTATATTTTAAGAGATTTACAAAATCACGACCGTTATGAAGATTTGCAGAAGCAGAAAGAGTGGAGAGCAGAAGCTCCGTCTCCATTGTATGAAAGACAAGTGACTGTGTACGGTACAGGGGTTATTGGACAGGAAGTCGCAAAAACGTTATCCTCTTTCGGGATGAAAGTATACGGAGTTTCTCTTAGCGGGAAACAAAAAAAGCATTTTAAAGACGTTTTTTCATCAGAGAATGGATCTCATGATGTTTTAGCAGAAGCAGACTATGTGATTAATACGATGCCACTGACGGAAAAAACTCGTGGGATGTTTGATAAAGCATTGTTTAATCAAAGCTCTAATGCTGTTTTTATTAATGTTGGTCGTGGTGAATCTGTTGATAATCGGGCTTTATTAGAAGCGTTGGATGATGGCAAGGTAAGAAAGGCCATTTTAGACGTGTTTCAAGAGGAGCCACTTCCAGAGAACGATCCGTTTTGGACGCACCCAAACGTTGTCGTTACACCACATATTTCAGCTGTGACAACGCCTGAAGAGGGTGTCGATTGCTTCATTGATACATTACATAAGATTGAAAATAATCTTTTACTTTCAAATCAAGTCGACCTAAATAAAGGGTTTTAA
- a CDS encoding EAL domain-containing protein, whose protein sequence is MNKELDILNQRNRMMVTLLWLLLMFTVVTNIILLEYDPTIINALIFIAILGIPVCTILTWMTYKRIYIESTMYFVTLTVLLILFILNFVDKHPINLFVLLLAPILSMFYRQWKNILLSIIGSFLIFLFFVSFNSDVYFAHWNAFDIVYFFLFYLVLAFVMILEAKLSEGRRIKAEKKVEFMAYHDNVTGLANINYFYELLEHSINQSHHINKEIGIILLDLDNFKKVNDSMGHQFGDQLLKDVACRLEICMKDKGTLCRMGGDEFLLLISEVDEEEMHSIAKKLQHEFEKPFLIDGMYIHVTTSMGISFYPSDGKSADTLIKYADIAMYRSKDRGKNDYHFFKPTMNTSTYSEFILENDLRKALAEEEFKVYYQPFIDIETGEINGMEALLRWDHPDKGIISPDKFIPLAEETGLILPIGEWVLRTACKQIREWQNEGFPPINVSVNLSLRQFLQQDLCEKISEIIKENELDPRCLELEITESIAMDINYTMRILKRLKKLGIKISMDDFGTGYSSLSNLKNLPIDKLKIDKSFIHDIRNPLYEVEVVSTIITLAKNLRLQVVAEGVETENQLQFLEKEKCDAFQGYLFSKPLPASEIEELLKKEHKVSVS, encoded by the coding sequence GTGAATAAAGAATTAGATATCCTTAATCAGCGTAACCGAATGATGGTGACCCTTCTTTGGTTATTATTAATGTTTACAGTAGTTACAAATATTATCTTACTAGAGTATGATCCAACCATTATTAATGCTCTTATTTTTATTGCTATATTAGGGATCCCCGTGTGCACAATTTTAACTTGGATGACATATAAACGAATATATATCGAAAGTACGATGTATTTTGTTACGTTAACGGTTCTTTTAATCTTATTTATTCTCAATTTTGTCGATAAGCATCCTATTAACTTATTTGTTTTGCTATTAGCTCCAATATTAAGTATGTTTTATAGACAATGGAAGAATATTTTACTTTCAATAATTGGTTCCTTCCTTATCTTTCTATTTTTTGTTTCCTTTAATAGTGACGTTTATTTTGCCCATTGGAACGCGTTTGATATTGTCTATTTCTTTTTGTTTTACCTAGTTTTAGCATTTGTAATGATACTAGAAGCAAAGTTATCAGAAGGGCGGAGAATTAAGGCTGAGAAAAAAGTGGAATTTATGGCCTATCATGATAACGTTACTGGATTAGCAAATATCAATTATTTCTATGAGTTACTAGAACATTCGATTAATCAATCACATCATATTAATAAAGAAATAGGTATCATCCTTCTAGATCTTGATAATTTTAAAAAGGTAAATGATTCAATGGGCCATCAATTTGGTGACCAGTTATTAAAGGATGTTGCTTGTCGATTAGAAATTTGTATGAAAGATAAGGGAACATTGTGTCGTATGGGGGGAGATGAATTTTTACTGCTAATATCTGAAGTAGATGAAGAAGAGATGCATAGTATAGCTAAAAAGCTTCAGCATGAATTTGAAAAGCCATTTCTAATAGATGGAATGTATATTCATGTGACAACAAGTATGGGAATCTCTTTCTATCCATCAGATGGTAAAAGTGCAGATACATTAATTAAATATGCCGATATTGCGATGTACCGTTCGAAAGATCGGGGGAAAAATGACTATCATTTTTTCAAGCCTACCATGAATACGTCTACATATTCTGAATTCATCCTTGAAAATGATCTGCGAAAAGCATTAGCAGAAGAGGAATTTAAGGTTTATTATCAACCTTTTATTGATATTGAAACTGGCGAAATAAACGGTATGGAAGCGTTATTGCGCTGGGATCACCCTGATAAGGGGATCATCTCTCCAGATAAATTCATACCGTTAGCAGAAGAGACAGGTTTGATCCTTCCAATTGGTGAATGGGTTTTACGAACGGCTTGTAAACAAATAAGAGAATGGCAAAATGAAGGATTCCCTCCTATAAATGTGTCCGTCAATTTATCATTGCGACAGTTTTTACAACAAGATTTATGTGAAAAAATAAGTGAGATTATAAAAGAAAATGAACTCGATCCAAGGTGTCTTGAATTAGAGATTACGGAAAGTATCGCGATGGACATCAATTATACGATGCGCATTCTTAAGAGGCTTAAAAAGCTAGGAATTAAAATATCCATGGATGATTTCGGGACAGGTTATAGTTCACTAAGCAATTTAAAGAATCTGCCTATTGATAAATTGAAAATAGATAAATCGTTTATCCATGATATTAGGAATCCATTATACGAAGTTGAAGTTGTTTCAACAATTATTACCCTTGCAAAGAACTTGAGGCTTCAAGTGGTAGCTGAAGGTGTGGAAACTGAAAACCAATTACAATTTCTTGAGAAAGAAAAGTGTGATGCTTTTCAAGGGTATTTATTTAGCAAACCTTTACCTGCTAGTGAAATTGAGGAACTATTAAAGAAAGAGCATAAAGTGAGTGTTTCATAA